From the genome of Pseudomonas yamanorum, one region includes:
- a CDS encoding AAA family ATPase → MKFEGTQAYVATDDLKLAVNAAITLERPLLVKGEPGTGKTMLAEQLAETFGAKLITWHIKSTTKAHQGLYEYDAVSRLRDSQLGVDKVHDVRNYLKKGKLWEAFESEERVILLIDEIDKADIEFPNDLLQELDKMEFYVYEIDETIKAKKRPIIIITSNNEKELPDAFLRRCFFHYIAFPDRTTLQKIVDVHYPDIKKDLVSEALDVFFDVRKVPGLKKKPSTSELVDWLKLLMADNIGEAVLRERDPTKAIPPLAGALVKNEQDVQLLERLAFMSRRGNR, encoded by the coding sequence ATGAAGTTCGAAGGCACCCAGGCCTACGTTGCCACCGATGACCTGAAACTGGCCGTCAACGCCGCCATCACACTGGAGCGGCCACTGCTGGTCAAGGGCGAACCGGGCACCGGCAAGACCATGCTCGCCGAGCAACTGGCCGAAACCTTTGGCGCCAAGCTGATCACCTGGCACATCAAGTCCACCACCAAGGCCCATCAGGGCCTGTACGAGTACGACGCGGTGAGCCGCCTGCGGGACTCGCAGCTGGGCGTGGACAAGGTGCATGACGTACGCAACTACCTGAAAAAGGGCAAGCTCTGGGAAGCCTTCGAGTCCGAGGAACGGGTCATCTTGCTGATCGATGAAATCGACAAGGCCGACATCGAATTCCCCAACGACCTGCTGCAAGAACTCGACAAGATGGAGTTCTACGTCTACGAAATCGACGAGACCATCAAGGCCAAGAAACGCCCGATCATCATCATTACCTCCAACAACGAAAAAGAGCTGCCGGACGCGTTCCTGCGCCGCTGCTTCTTCCACTACATCGCCTTCCCGGACCGCACCACCCTGCAAAAGATCGTCGACGTGCACTACCCGGACATCAAGAAGGACCTGGTCAGCGAGGCACTCGATGTGTTCTTCGACGTGCGCAAGGTACCGGGCCTGAAGAAAAAACCGTCCACTTCCGAACTGGTGGACTGGCTGAAACTGCTGATGGCCGACAACATCGGCGAAGCGGTACTGCGCGAGCGCGACCCCACCAAGGCCATCCCGCCCCTGGCCGGTGCCCTGGTGAAAAACGAGCAGGACGTGCAGTTGCTGGAGCGCCTGGCGTTCATGAGCCGTCGCGGTAACCGATAA
- a CDS encoding 5-oxoprolinase subunit PxpA, with protein MSRLLLNCDIGESFGNWTLGLDAEVMPFIDCANVACGFHAGDPSIMRKTVSLAFKHGVQVGAHPAYQDLQGFGRRSMAYTPQEIQDLLHYQIGALDGICRAQGGRVSYVKPHGAMYNDMMAKPAQLRAVIQAVAAYDASLPLMLMATRDNSAAQALGDEYGVTLWFEAFADRAYDSAGHLVSRQLPGAVHHDPEKIIQQALIIARGEHLVASDGSPLHLQANTLCVHGDNASSVAAVQRIREALTPA; from the coding sequence GTGAGCCGCCTGCTATTGAACTGCGACATCGGAGAAAGCTTTGGCAACTGGACCTTGGGTCTGGATGCCGAGGTCATGCCTTTCATTGATTGCGCCAACGTTGCCTGCGGCTTCCACGCCGGCGACCCGAGCATCATGCGCAAGACCGTCAGTCTGGCCTTCAAGCATGGCGTGCAGGTGGGCGCACACCCGGCGTACCAGGACTTGCAGGGTTTCGGCCGCCGCTCCATGGCCTACACCCCGCAGGAAATCCAGGACCTGTTGCACTACCAGATCGGCGCCCTCGACGGTATTTGCCGGGCCCAAGGCGGGCGGGTCAGCTACGTCAAGCCCCATGGCGCGATGTACAACGACATGATGGCCAAGCCGGCGCAATTGCGTGCGGTGATCCAGGCCGTGGCGGCCTACGACGCCAGTCTGCCGTTGATGCTGATGGCCACCCGCGACAACAGCGCTGCCCAGGCCCTGGGCGACGAATATGGCGTGACCCTGTGGTTCGAAGCCTTCGCCGATCGTGCTTATGACAGCGCTGGCCATCTGGTCTCCCGCCAGTTGCCGGGGGCGGTGCACCACGATCCGGAAAAGATCATCCAGCAGGCCTTGATCATCGCCCGGGGTGAGCATCTGGTCGCCAGCGACGGCAGCCCGTTGCACCTGCAGGCCAATACCTTGTGTGTACACGGCGATAACGCCAGCTCGGTGGCCGCCGTGCAGCGCATCCGCGAGGCGTTGACCCCAGCATGA
- the pxpB gene encoding 5-oxoprolinase subunit PxpB, producing MKPRIEVVAIDSLMVRLFDVIAEDNMPWMLAATRRLREGFGPALVDLVPSYTTLMVHYDLMALSPAQARELIDQALEALQPKPKGSGQCHVLPVWYDLRVGPELPLLAQRSGLAVEEVIRRHSQHEYQVFALGFAPGFAFMGLVDELLAAPRLNTPRKRVAAGSVGIAERQTAAYPVVSPGGWNLIGRTPAKLFDREREGYSLMQPGDTVRYEAVSHSEFINLGGDDTPLEAQA from the coding sequence ATGAAACCACGGATTGAAGTCGTAGCCATCGACAGCCTGATGGTGCGCCTGTTTGATGTGATCGCCGAGGACAACATGCCCTGGATGCTCGCCGCCACCCGCCGTTTGCGGGAAGGTTTTGGCCCGGCGCTGGTGGACCTGGTGCCGTCCTACACGACCCTGATGGTGCATTACGACCTGATGGCGCTGAGCCCGGCCCAGGCGCGGGAGTTGATCGATCAGGCGCTTGAAGCGCTGCAGCCAAAGCCCAAGGGCAGCGGGCAATGCCATGTGTTGCCAGTCTGGTATGACCTGCGCGTCGGCCCCGAACTGCCGTTGCTCGCGCAGCGCAGTGGGCTGGCGGTGGAGGAGGTGATCCGTCGCCACAGCCAGCACGAATATCAGGTGTTCGCCTTGGGCTTTGCCCCGGGGTTTGCCTTTATGGGCCTGGTGGACGAACTGCTCGCAGCTCCACGGCTCAATACGCCGCGCAAGCGGGTGGCGGCCGGCAGCGTGGGGATCGCCGAGCGGCAGACGGCGGCCTATCCGGTGGTATCGCCGGGTGGCTGGAACCTGATCGGCCGCACACCGGCCAAGCTGTTTGATCGAGAGCGCGAGGGCTACAGCCTCATGCAGCCGGGGGACACCGTGCGTTACGAAGCGGTGAGCCATAGCGAATTCATCAACCTGGGTGGCGATGACACACCGTTGGAGGCCCAGGCATGA
- a CDS encoding LysR family transcriptional regulator, translating to MNLKFLETFVWVAKLKSFRLTAEKLFTTQASISSRIAVLESELGVKLFLRDSRGVSLTPEGLKVLDYAEQMMATMQGLKQSLETTSSKVGRIRIGVMDTVIHTWLSALVAELTDHFPRVEIELVADTALNLSDQLQKGFLDLILQTDLLRQETVRSLELASHPMGWIVASHSIYNRDYASLAELAQERIITYSKNSCPHQDVLSLMQANGVAAPRMSCVNSVSAITRLLRDGFGIGAFPPVLVSEELARGELTMLPMEQRPPNLQVVVSWRIGVELVEEIVALCQSVVERYAQKVGEGLMVLSKPMPLKEPI from the coding sequence ATGAATTTGAAGTTCCTCGAAACCTTCGTCTGGGTGGCCAAGCTCAAGAGCTTTCGCCTGACGGCGGAGAAGCTGTTCACGACCCAGGCCTCGATCTCCAGCCGCATCGCCGTGCTGGAAAGCGAGCTGGGGGTGAAGCTGTTCCTGCGCGACTCCCGGGGGGTGAGCCTGACGCCGGAGGGCTTGAAGGTGCTCGATTATGCCGAGCAGATGATGGCGACCATGCAAGGGCTCAAGCAGTCCCTGGAAACCACCAGCAGCAAGGTCGGGCGTATCCGCATCGGGGTGATGGACACGGTGATCCACACTTGGCTAAGCGCGCTGGTGGCAGAACTGACGGACCACTTCCCACGGGTGGAAATCGAGTTGGTCGCCGATACCGCGCTGAACCTCAGCGATCAGTTGCAAAAAGGCTTTCTCGACCTGATCCTGCAAACCGACCTGCTGCGCCAGGAAACCGTGCGCAGCCTGGAACTTGCCAGCCATCCCATGGGCTGGATCGTCGCCAGCCACTCGATCTACAACCGCGACTACGCGTCCCTCGCCGAACTGGCCCAGGAGCGCATCATCACCTACTCGAAAAACTCCTGTCCGCACCAGGACGTGCTCAGCCTGATGCAGGCGAACGGCGTAGCCGCGCCACGAATGAGCTGTGTGAACTCGGTGTCGGCGATCACCCGCCTGCTGCGGGACGGGTTCGGGATTGGTGCGTTTCCGCCCGTATTGGTCAGCGAAGAGTTGGCACGAGGAGAATTGACCATGCTGCCCATGGAGCAACGACCACCGAACTTGCAGGTGGTGGTGTCGTGGCGAATAGGCGTGGAGTTGGTGGAGGAGATTGTGGCGCTGTGCCAGAGCGTGGTGGAGCGGTATGCGCAGAAGGTCGGCGAGGGTTTGATGGTGCTGAGCAAACCCATGCCACTGAAGGAACCGATTTAA
- a CDS encoding 5-oxoprolinase subunit C family protein, which yields MSRLLIEASTPLCLLQDAGRFGVRHLGVTQGGALDWVSMSWANWLLGNALDAPVVEITLGGFTVQAEDYCLLALAGADLGAYVDERAISPGRSFILQKGQRLRFTQPFSGARAYLAAPGGFDAPQVLGSCATVAREELGGLDGFGRALAEGAQLSYSGVGGAMRVLSAEQLPKLDSKAPLEVILGAQIGQFGGQSLFDVFNSEWTLDSRADRMGMRLLGTPLEYQGPSLISEGIPLGAIQVPPDGQPIVLLNDRQTIGGYPRLGALTPLALARLAQCLPGEKVRLAPVMQETAHRQQVEYLRRFARN from the coding sequence ATGAGCCGCTTGTTGATCGAGGCCAGCACCCCGCTGTGCTTGTTGCAGGACGCTGGACGTTTTGGCGTAAGGCACTTGGGCGTGACCCAGGGCGGCGCGCTGGATTGGGTGTCGATGTCGTGGGCCAATTGGTTGCTGGGCAATGCCCTGGATGCGCCCGTGGTGGAAATCACCTTGGGTGGCTTCACCGTGCAAGCCGAGGACTATTGTCTGCTGGCGCTGGCCGGGGCGGATTTGGGCGCTTATGTCGATGAAAGAGCGATCAGCCCGGGGCGCAGTTTTATTCTGCAAAAAGGCCAGCGTTTGCGGTTTACCCAGCCGTTCAGCGGCGCGCGGGCCTACCTGGCAGCGCCGGGCGGGTTTGATGCGCCGCAGGTGCTGGGCAGTTGCGCTACGGTGGCGCGTGAAGAACTGGGCGGGCTGGATGGCTTTGGCCGAGCGCTGGCTGAAGGTGCGCAGTTGAGCTATTCAGGTGTGGGCGGTGCGATGCGGGTGTTGTCTGCGGAGCAATTGCCGAAACTGGATTCGAAGGCGCCACTGGAGGTGATCCTCGGGGCGCAGATCGGCCAGTTCGGCGGGCAGAGTCTGTTTGACGTGTTCAACAGTGAATGGACCCTCGACAGCCGTGCCGACCGCATGGGCATGCGCTTGCTCGGCACACCGCTGGAATATCAGGGACCGTCGCTGATTTCGGAAGGCATCCCGCTGGGCGCGATCCAGGTGCCACCGGATGGGCAGCCGATTGTATTGCTCAATGATCGGCAGACCATTGGCGGTTATCCGCGACTGGGTGCGTTGACGCCATTGGCGCTGGCGCGGCTGGCGCAGTGTTTGCCGGGGGAGAAGGTGAGGTTGGCGCCGGTGATGCAGGAGACGGCGCATCGGCAGCAGGTGGAGTATTTACGCCGCTTCGCCAGAAACTAA
- a CDS encoding vWA domain-containing protein, whose product MLLNLFNEMRAAKVPVSVRELLDLINALKQRVTFADMDEFYYLARAILVKDERHFDKFDRAFGAYFNGLEKLDDHLQALIPEDWLRKEFERSLTDEERAQIQSLGGLDKLIEEFKKRLEEQKERHAGGNKWIGTGGTSPFGSGGFNPEGIRVGDAGKRQGKAVKVWDQREYKNLDDSVELGTRNIKIALRRLRKFARQGAAEELDIDGTIDHTARDAGLLNIQMRPERRNTIKLLLLFDIGGSMDAHVKTCEELFSACKTEFKHLEYFYFHNFIYESVWKNNMRRGSERTSTQDLLHKYGADYKVIFIGDAAMAPYEITQAGGSVEHWNEEPGYVWMQRFMEKYKKLIWINPYPKDTWGYTASTGIVRDLIEDQMFPLTLRGLEEGMRFLSK is encoded by the coding sequence ATGCTGCTCAACCTGTTCAATGAAATGCGTGCAGCCAAGGTGCCGGTCTCGGTGCGTGAGCTGCTGGACCTGATCAACGCGCTGAAACAGCGCGTGACCTTCGCCGACATGGACGAGTTTTACTACTTGGCCCGGGCGATTTTGGTGAAGGACGAACGGCATTTCGACAAGTTCGACCGGGCCTTCGGCGCCTACTTCAATGGCCTGGAAAAACTCGACGATCACCTGCAAGCACTGATTCCCGAAGACTGGCTGCGCAAGGAATTTGAACGCTCGCTGACCGACGAAGAGCGCGCGCAGATCCAGTCCCTCGGCGGTCTCGACAAGCTCATCGAGGAGTTCAAGAAGCGTCTAGAAGAACAGAAGGAACGCCACGCCGGCGGCAACAAATGGATCGGCACCGGCGGCACCAGCCCGTTCGGCTCCGGCGGTTTCAACCCCGAAGGCATTCGCGTGGGTGATGCCGGCAAGCGCCAGGGCAAAGCGGTCAAGGTCTGGGACCAGCGCGAGTACAAGAACCTCGATGATTCGGTGGAACTGGGCACCCGCAACATCAAGATCGCCCTGCGCCGCCTGCGCAAGTTCGCGCGTCAGGGGGCGGCGGAAGAGCTGGACATCGACGGCACCATCGACCATACGGCACGCGATGCCGGGTTGCTGAATATCCAGATGCGCCCGGAGCGGCGTAACACCATCAAGCTGCTGTTGCTGTTCGACATCGGCGGCTCGATGGATGCCCATGTGAAGACCTGCGAAGAGCTGTTCTCCGCGTGCAAGACCGAGTTCAAGCACCTGGAGTATTTCTACTTCCACAACTTCATTTATGAATCGGTGTGGAAGAACAACATGCGCCGGGGCTCGGAACGCACCTCGACCCAGGATCTGCTGCACAAGTACGGCGCCGACTACAAAGTGATCTTTATCGGCGATGCGGCCATGGCGCCGTATGAAATCACCCAGGCTGGCGGCAGCGTCGAGCACTGGAATGAAGAGCCCGGGTATGTGTGGATGCAGCGGTTCATGGAGAAGTACAAGAAGCTGATCTGGATTAATCCGTACCCGAAAGACACTTGGGGCTATACGGCGTCCACCGGGATAGTCCGGGACTTGATCGAGGACCAGATGTTTCCGCTGACGTTGCGTGGGCTTGAGGAAGGGATGCGCTTTTTGTCGAAGTAA